AAGAGGGTCCCAAACATCTCGAAACTCGGTTGACTCGTTCTGAGTTTGAAGGTTTGTGCGATGACTTACTTGGACGGGTGCGCCTTCCAGTCAAACGCGCACTGAAAGATGCTGGTCTAACACCTGCAGACATTGATGAAGTTGTGCTGGTGGGTGGTTGCACGCGTATGCCAATGGTACAGCAGCTTGTACGGGCAATGATTGGCAAAGAACCCAACCAAAACGTCAATCCTGATGAAGTTGTAGCGGTGGGTGCAGCAATACAAGCGGGTATTCTCGCTGGCGAACTCAAGGATGTGCTGCTATTGGATGTCACGCCCTTATCTCTGGGATTAGAAACCGTCAACGGCGTGATGAAAAAACTCATTCCCCGCAACACCACCATACCAGTCCGTCGTTCTGACATTTTTTCCACATCAGAAAATAACCAAAACACCGTGGAAATCCACGTTGTCCAAGGCGAACGCGAGATGGCAGCAGATAACAAGTCCCTCGGACGGTTCAAGCTGTATGGCATCCCACCAGCACCACGCGGGGTACCTCAAGTTCAGGTGTCATTTGATATAGATGCTAACGGCATTTTACAGGTAACGGCTCTCGATAGAACCACAGGGAGAGAGCAGAGTATCACAGTCCAAGGCGCTTCTACCTTAAACGAAGCAGAAATCAGGCAGGCAATCCAGGATGCTGAGAGATACGCCGATATAGACCGAGAACGTAAAGAACGAGTAGAAAAACGCACTCGTGCTGAGGCATTGATTATACAAGCAGAACGACAACTTAGAGAAGTGGCGCTGGATTTCGGGATGCAATTTGCCCGCAGCCGTCGTCAAAGAATAGATAATATCTGCCGAGAACTGCGTGAGAGTTTACAAGCCAATGATGACAGAGGCATTGACCAAGCCTACGCTGACCTGCAAGATGCTTTGTATGAGCTAAATCGGGAAGTCCGCCAGTATTACGTAGACGACGAAGAAGACGACCTGTTCGGTACTATCCGTGACATCTTCACTGGCGGCGAGAAGGAAAGGGAACGCGAATCTCCAAGGGAGACGTACCGCGATACTCTTGGAGGGAGCCGTCCAAGAGGCGATAGCCCAGAACGCCCGCCCTACAGGGGCGATCGCGATTACTATGGTAGAGACTACGACAGAGATTATAACAGGGACTATGACAGAGGAGGTCGTTCCTCCTACGACAGCGGTTCTTCACGCAAACCCCGTCCTAGCTACCAGGATAACTGGGACGATGAGGATGATGATTGGTTATGACATCTTCTAGATATTTGTTGGAAATGGGGCTATAACTTTCACTGGCCAGAAACCCTGCCCCTAACCCTTAAAATGACGCCTTACAGATGGAATGAAAGATAAAGAGGTTGATTCGGCATTCGGATTTGGGACCTGGTACTTGGTAATAGGTAATTAGTGAGTAGTTCAATAATTAATGAACTACCATTAAAAAATTTAAAATCTAAAAATTTAAAGATAAACAACTGAAGTATGCCAAATTTGCAGAATTTTCGCGATTACTACGAGATTTTAGGAGTACCTAAAGAGGCAACAAATGAAGAAGTTAAAAAGAATTATCGACGGTTAGCGCGTCAGTATCACCCAGACCTTAATCCAGGAAACAAAGCTGCAGAGGAAAAATTTAAGGATATTGGTGAGGCTTATGAAGTCCTAAGCGATCCAACGAAACGCGCACGGTATGACGAGTTTAGCCGTTTCTGGGAACAAAAAGGCTTTGGAGGCAAACAGGCATCACGAGGAGCTAAAACTTGGGAAAATCGCTCTAACGGTCGTAGTAGTCCTCAAGAGGTAGATCCAGGGAAATATGCTGATTTTGATAGTTTTATTAATCAAGTCATTGGTGTAGGGGTTCGCAAAGACAATAGAAACGAAAACTCCACCAATGGCGCTAATAGCGATCCGTTTAGTTCACCTAACAGAAAAGTTCAATATACAGTCAACTCCCGACCCACTCGTCGGGATATAGAAGCAAGATTGACCCTGCCACTGGAAAAAGCTTATAGAGGTGGATCGGAGAGGATTCGCCTAGAAGATGGGCGATCGCTCGAAGTGAATATGCCTCCAGGTATGGTAACAGGTCAAACTATCCGCCTGAAAAACCAAGGAATCAATAGTGGCGATTTATACTTAAAAATTACTGTCAATCCTCATTCTTTATTTAAAATAGAAGGCTCAAATGTACACACTCAGGTGCCGGTGACTCCTACTGAAGCAGTCTTGGGAGGACAGGTAGAAGCACCAACCCTAGATGGACCAGTGAAAATGTCTATTCCCCCAGGTGTCAGGTCTGGTCAACGCTTCCGCCTTGCCAACAAAGGCTACCCTAAGGAAAATGGCGAACGTGGTGACCAATTGGTGGAAATTCAGATAGTTGCTCCAAAAAATATTAGTCAGCAAGAACGTGAACTTT
The sequence above is a segment of the Mastigocladopsis repens PCC 10914 genome. Coding sequences within it:
- the dnaK gene encoding molecular chaperone DnaK, coding for MGKVVGIDLGTTNSVVAVMEGGKPVVIANAEGMRTTPSVVGFSKEGERVVGQMARRQTVLNPQNTFFAVKRFIGRRYAEISPESKRVPYTIRKDEVGNIKISCPRLDKDFAPEEISAMVLKKLAEDASKYLGEPVTGAVITVPAYFNDSQRQATRDAGRIAGLEVLRILNEPTAASLAYGLDRGNSETILVFDLGGGTFDVSVLDVGDGVFEVRATSGDTQLGGNDFDKKIVDWLAEKFLETEGVDLRRDRQALQRLMEAAEKAKIELSSVSITEINLPFITATEEGPKHLETRLTRSEFEGLCDDLLGRVRLPVKRALKDAGLTPADIDEVVLVGGCTRMPMVQQLVRAMIGKEPNQNVNPDEVVAVGAAIQAGILAGELKDVLLLDVTPLSLGLETVNGVMKKLIPRNTTIPVRRSDIFSTSENNQNTVEIHVVQGEREMAADNKSLGRFKLYGIPPAPRGVPQVQVSFDIDANGILQVTALDRTTGREQSITVQGASTLNEAEIRQAIQDAERYADIDRERKERVEKRTRAEALIIQAERQLREVALDFGMQFARSRRQRIDNICRELRESLQANDDRGIDQAYADLQDALYELNREVRQYYVDDEEDDLFGTIRDIFTGGEKERERESPRETYRDTLGGSRPRGDSPERPPYRGDRDYYGRDYDRDYNRDYDRGGRSSYDSGSSRKPRPSYQDNWDDEDDDWL
- a CDS encoding DnaJ C-terminal domain-containing protein, with the translated sequence MPNLQNFRDYYEILGVPKEATNEEVKKNYRRLARQYHPDLNPGNKAAEEKFKDIGEAYEVLSDPTKRARYDEFSRFWEQKGFGGKQASRGAKTWENRSNGRSSPQEVDPGKYADFDSFINQVIGVGVRKDNRNENSTNGANSDPFSSPNRKVQYTVNSRPTRRDIEARLTLPLEKAYRGGSERIRLEDGRSLEVNMPPGMVTGQTIRLKNQGINSGDLYLKITVNPHSLFKIEGSNVHTQVPVTPTEAVLGGQVEAPTLDGPVKMSIPPGVRSGQRFRLANKGYPKENGERGDQLVEIQIVAPKNISQQERELYEKLRQIETFKPRADLVK